The Kitasatospora setae KM-6054 genome contains a region encoding:
- a CDS encoding cytochrome P450: MRQETSGGPTDRDPRCPSRHLPRDPGSLADPYPLLEQLRTAGPVVRVRLYERFDVWWVTSYAAAVAALDVPDLASDQRHVHPDLAAHVSPMRLGLIDKDPPDHTRLRAEALRASSGGALPAFRRHAGARCAELVDALVPGRTTDLLPALVEPLVDETTEAFLGLPHRADAALRAHADRLLRPMASADARAEITEARLALRRHVRTDPPPEPGHRSAGGLRGDTPSDEWADVLLQMYGAGRRSTTDFLATLLLGALAREDWSARCRTPRGRRLLTDEYLRFDGPIVRGVWRFARTDTVLAGTPIAAGDIVIVSLALADRDPAVFPRPSRPDPERAPNRHLQFGHGAHRCIGAPLVHALADTLLDTLARRFPEARTPEDGPAHRTGRASVFRGPAAVPAALGPRYPR; the protein is encoded by the coding sequence ATGCGCCAGGAGACGTCCGGTGGCCCGACCGACCGCGACCCGCGGTGCCCGTCCCGCCACCTGCCCCGAGACCCCGGGTCGCTCGCCGACCCCTACCCCCTGCTGGAACAGCTGCGGACCGCCGGACCGGTGGTCCGGGTGCGCCTGTACGAGCGGTTCGACGTGTGGTGGGTGACCTCCTACGCGGCCGCCGTCGCCGCCCTGGACGTCCCCGACCTCGCCAGCGACCAACGGCACGTCCACCCGGACCTGGCCGCGCACGTGTCGCCCATGCGCCTGGGCCTCATCGACAAGGACCCGCCCGACCACACCAGGCTGCGCGCCGAGGCCCTGCGCGCCTCCTCCGGCGGCGCCCTCCCGGCCTTCCGCCGGCACGCCGGGGCACGGTGCGCGGAACTCGTCGACGCCCTCGTCCCGGGCCGCACCACCGACCTCCTCCCCGCCCTGGTCGAGCCGCTGGTCGACGAGACCACCGAAGCGTTCCTCGGCCTCCCGCACCGAGCCGACGCCGCGCTGCGCGCCCATGCCGACCGCCTGCTGCGCCCGATGGCGAGCGCCGACGCGCGCGCGGAGATCACCGAAGCCCGCCTGGCCCTGCGGCGGCACGTCCGCACCGACCCGCCGCCGGAGCCCGGGCACCGGAGCGCCGGCGGCCTGCGCGGTGACACGCCGTCGGACGAATGGGCCGACGTCCTGCTCCAGATGTACGGGGCCGGACGCCGCAGCACCACCGACTTCCTCGCCACGCTGCTGCTCGGCGCCCTCGCCCGGGAGGACTGGTCCGCGCGCTGCCGCACCCCGCGCGGCCGCCGGCTGCTCACCGACGAGTACCTGCGGTTCGACGGCCCGATCGTGCGCGGGGTCTGGCGCTTCGCCCGCACCGACACCGTCCTGGCGGGCACCCCGATCGCAGCCGGCGACATCGTGATCGTCTCGCTGGCCCTGGCCGACCGGGACCCCGCCGTCTTCCCCCGCCCGTCCCGTCCCGACCCGGAGCGCGCACCCAACCGCCACCTCCAGTTCGGCCACGGCGCCCACCGCTGCATCGGCGCGCCCCTCGTGCACGCCCTGGCGGACACCCTGCTCGACACCCTCGCCCGGCGGTTCCCCGAAGCGCGCACCCCGGAGGACGGCCCCGCCCACCGAACCGGCCGCGCCAGCGTCTTCCGCGGCCCCGCCGCGGTCCCGGCCGCACTCGGCCCCCGGTACCCGCGCTGA
- a CDS encoding cucumopine synthase-related protein, whose product MKRVDIAWPALGAKVTATLAEDLNPELARVWWDMLPYRSVQSHAVVADGHFYHLVPGSEPVHAPHRTSEDRSLAPDGSVYLSRLQHLLIKYAPLLEPTVCARVARVPEEELPTLRQVAEQSWESVYRTKRTLEVRVTRHGDPGGHWRLPRQADVADPEAQALLDDLHAHTERVWLAPPADLLALHRGDVPLGSRGQYFSTLVYVNGELRLLGSTTLNPLVAATFDPDVTLDALRALLPRLTAMQTDFLGHCGFHDLHALVHRTHRVLPALRTKEEFRSVTAALALYVNCLRRWALHHFPWRHGEEHRFAPAADRDR is encoded by the coding sequence GTGAAACGTGTGGACATCGCCTGGCCCGCCCTCGGCGCGAAGGTCACCGCGACCCTCGCCGAAGACCTCAACCCCGAACTCGCCCGCGTCTGGTGGGACATGCTGCCCTACCGCAGCGTCCAGAGCCACGCCGTCGTCGCCGACGGGCACTTCTACCACCTCGTCCCCGGCTCCGAACCCGTCCACGCCCCGCACCGGACATCCGAGGACCGCAGCCTCGCCCCCGACGGCAGCGTCTACCTCTCCCGCCTCCAGCACCTGCTGATCAAGTACGCCCCGCTCCTCGAACCCACCGTCTGCGCCCGCGTGGCCCGCGTCCCCGAGGAGGAGCTCCCGACCCTGCGCCAGGTCGCCGAACAGTCCTGGGAGTCGGTCTACCGCACCAAGCGGACCCTCGAAGTGCGGGTCACCCGCCACGGCGACCCCGGCGGGCACTGGCGGCTCCCCCGCCAAGCCGACGTCGCCGACCCCGAGGCCCAAGCCCTGCTCGACGACCTCCACGCGCACACCGAACGGGTCTGGCTCGCCCCGCCCGCCGACCTGCTCGCCCTGCACCGGGGCGACGTCCCGCTCGGCAGCCGCGGCCAGTACTTCTCCACCCTGGTCTACGTCAACGGGGAACTGCGCCTGCTCGGCTCCACCACCCTCAACCCGCTCGTCGCCGCCACCTTCGACCCGGACGTCACCCTCGACGCGCTGCGCGCCCTGCTGCCCCGGCTCACCGCCATGCAGACCGACTTCCTCGGCCACTGCGGCTTCCACGACCTCCACGCCCTCGTGCACCGCACCCACCGGGTCCTGCCCGCCCTGCGGACCAAGGAGGAGTTCCGGTCGGTGACGGCCGCCCTCGCCCTCTACGTCAACTGCCTGCGCCGCTGGGCCCTGCACCACTTCCCCTGGCGGCACGGGGAGGAACACCGTTTCGCCCCCGCCGCGGACCGGGACCGCTGA
- a CDS encoding SDR family oxidoreductase, translating into MDLGLDGRCYLLTAASSGLGFAAARALVDEGAKVVLCARDPDRLHRAVDRLAPGHAVGVAADLLAPTTPDLLLDTAHRTFGRLDGALLGTGSSARGTVLDATDQDWRTHFELLFLAVLRCARTIAPALPADGALALLLSTSARAPLPGFALSTGLRPGLAMAARSLAAELGPRGIRVLSLLPGRFPTEGAPLEPTETFPATALRRPGRPEEFGRTAAFCLSPAASYLTGTEIVVDGGKP; encoded by the coding sequence GTGGACCTCGGACTCGACGGCCGCTGCTACCTGCTCACCGCGGCGAGCAGCGGACTCGGCTTCGCCGCCGCGCGGGCCCTGGTGGACGAGGGCGCCAAGGTCGTGCTCTGCGCACGCGACCCCGACCGGCTGCACCGGGCCGTCGACCGGCTCGCCCCCGGGCACGCCGTCGGCGTCGCCGCCGACCTGCTGGCCCCGACCACACCGGACCTGCTCCTCGACACCGCCCACCGGACCTTCGGCCGCCTCGACGGAGCCCTGCTCGGCACCGGGAGCAGCGCCCGCGGAACCGTCCTCGACGCCACCGACCAGGACTGGCGCACCCACTTCGAGCTGCTGTTCCTCGCCGTCCTGCGCTGCGCCAGGACCATCGCCCCGGCCCTGCCCGCCGACGGGGCCCTCGCCCTGCTCCTGTCGACCTCCGCCAGGGCCCCGCTCCCCGGCTTCGCCCTCTCCACCGGGCTGCGCCCCGGCCTGGCCATGGCCGCCCGCAGCCTCGCCGCCGAACTCGGCCCCCGCGGCATCCGCGTCCTCTCCCTGCTCCCCGGCCGCTTCCCCACCGAAGGGGCGCCCCTCGAACCCACCGAGACCTTCCCGGCCACCGCCCTGCGCCGCCCCGGCCGGCCCGAGGAGTTCGGCCGCACCGCCGCCTTCTGCCTCTCACCCGCCGCGAGCTACCTGACCGGCACCGAGATCGTCGTCGACGGCGGAAAGCCCTGA
- a CDS encoding thiamine pyrophosphate-binding protein, which translates to MLNSTAHTDVLVPAPGRRPGPAPEVTGTEALLDVLVSEGVRHVFGNPGTTELPLLAGLEPAGIGFVLGLHEAVAVGMADGYARLTGRPAFVNLHSTAGLGNGLGVLTNSAAAGTPLVVTAGQQDYRHIAQEPLLSGRLAELAAPLVKWSHEARSRHELAVMGRRAFQLAAARPTGPVFLSLPVNFLDEAGPGAPARSTVLPAAGGEVTDLADLLLATPAGRLALVYGDEVTGSTAAEEGRRLAELLDAPVYGPSWPGSNPFPTDHPLWRGFLHAGPDGFATSLAGHDRVLVVGGRALTGYVYTPAPLLPARVELLQITADPAALGRQQALRLGVVGDVGTTLAALRAAIGTRRRPPGQPHPATAGPAPDPVAAAPSRLTHDAVARVVADTLPRDAYLVEEALSTRPALWRHLRLPTAGRYLAPANAGLGWAMPAACGAALAAGGAPVLCVVGDGAALYTPQSLWNAAHQHLPVTFLVVNNTRYQVLDTNWHRMRPDDPTPPPLPGLDLVSPAVRFSSLAHAMGIESHTVDTPTALHDVLTRAFEEPGPRLVEALLPDGS; encoded by the coding sequence ATGCTGAACAGCACCGCGCACACCGACGTCCTCGTCCCCGCGCCCGGCCGGCGCCCGGGGCCCGCGCCCGAGGTGACCGGCACCGAGGCCCTGCTCGACGTCCTCGTCTCCGAGGGCGTGCGGCACGTCTTCGGCAACCCCGGCACCACCGAACTCCCGCTGCTGGCCGGCCTGGAGCCCGCCGGGATCGGGTTCGTCCTGGGCCTGCACGAGGCCGTCGCGGTCGGCATGGCCGACGGCTACGCCCGGCTCACCGGCCGTCCGGCCTTCGTCAACCTGCACAGCACCGCGGGCCTCGGCAACGGCCTGGGCGTGCTCACCAACTCCGCGGCGGCCGGCACCCCGCTGGTCGTCACCGCCGGGCAGCAGGACTACCGGCACATCGCCCAGGAGCCACTGCTCTCCGGCCGTCTCGCCGAACTGGCCGCCCCGCTGGTCAAGTGGTCCCACGAGGCCCGCAGCCGACACGAGTTGGCGGTCATGGGCCGCCGCGCCTTCCAACTCGCCGCCGCCCGCCCCACCGGGCCGGTGTTCCTCTCCCTGCCCGTCAACTTCCTGGACGAGGCCGGGCCCGGCGCGCCCGCCCGGTCCACCGTGCTGCCCGCCGCCGGCGGCGAGGTCACCGACCTGGCCGACCTGCTGCTCGCCACCCCCGCCGGACGCCTCGCCCTGGTCTACGGCGACGAGGTGACGGGCAGCACCGCCGCCGAGGAGGGCCGGCGGCTCGCCGAACTCCTCGACGCCCCGGTCTACGGCCCCAGTTGGCCCGGCAGCAACCCCTTCCCCACCGACCACCCGCTCTGGCGCGGCTTCCTGCACGCCGGGCCCGACGGCTTCGCCACCTCCCTGGCCGGCCACGACCGCGTCCTGGTCGTCGGCGGCCGCGCCCTCACCGGCTACGTCTACACCCCGGCCCCGCTGCTCCCCGCACGCGTCGAGCTGCTCCAGATCACCGCCGACCCCGCCGCGCTCGGCCGGCAGCAGGCCCTGCGGCTGGGCGTGGTAGGCGACGTCGGCACGACCCTGGCCGCGCTGCGGGCCGCGATCGGCACCCGCCGCCGCCCGCCCGGGCAGCCGCACCCCGCCACCGCCGGACCCGCCCCCGATCCGGTGGCGGCCGCCCCGTCCCGGCTCACCCACGACGCGGTGGCCCGGGTGGTGGCCGACACCCTGCCCCGGGACGCCTACCTCGTCGAGGAGGCGCTCTCCACCCGCCCCGCGCTCTGGCGCCACCTGCGGCTGCCCACCGCCGGCCGCTACCTGGCGCCCGCCAACGCCGGCCTCGGCTGGGCCATGCCCGCGGCGTGCGGCGCCGCGCTCGCCGCCGGAGGAGCGCCGGTGCTGTGCGTGGTCGGCGACGGCGCCGCGCTCTACACCCCGCAGTCGCTGTGGAACGCCGCCCACCAGCACCTCCCGGTCACCTTCCTGGTCGTCAACAACACCCGCTACCAGGTCCTGGACACCAACTGGCACCGGATGCGCCCCGACGACCCCACCCCGCCGCCGCTGCCCGGCCTCGACCTCGTCTCGCCCGCCGTCCGCTTCTCCTCGCTGGCCCACGCCATGGGCATCGAGTCCCACACCGTCGACACCCCCACCGCCCTCCACGACGTCCTGACCCGGGCCTTCGAGGAGCCCGGGCCCCGCCTCGTCGAGGCGCTCCTGCCCGACGGCAGCTGA
- a CDS encoding cytochrome P450 encodes MTTHTAPPSLLAALRPQNQDRLYDFYRDLRDTDELYWDRTLNAWVATGHQVVSGTAGDPRFSSVRYPDIDAVSAELRPLARVLSRQMLYSDAPDHGRLRSLLSRAFTPRAVGALSGRISAAVDQVLDRAAPTGRLDVVAELARPLPLAVICDLLGVPERDRSTLSAWSDPVAAAIGSSRLDEEEGRAASRAMQETLDYLRQLLGGEGGEGGEGEDGGERAEGGGDAPHTLRALLGIDGADGADGAGIGVSGGEQDRDLDELLANCALLLIAGHETTTHFIGNAALALLRHPEAADRLRARPELIPAAVEELLRYDSPVQLMLRRARHDLDLAGRRIAAGQAVLLVCGAANRDPAVFPDPDRLDFERPGGRHVAFGYGPHFCLGAALARLEGAIVLEALLTRLPDWRLDGPAPSWQRSLNFRGLDSLQVSFDPTPLRQPPVGGQPPSSGGRRSGVITGGRSRTRSADWVR; translated from the coding sequence ATGACCACCCACACCGCGCCGCCGTCGCTGCTGGCCGCCCTCCGCCCGCAGAACCAGGACCGGCTCTACGACTTCTACCGGGACCTGCGGGACACCGACGAGCTGTACTGGGACCGGACGCTCAACGCCTGGGTCGCCACCGGCCACCAGGTGGTCAGCGGGACGGCGGGCGACCCGCGCTTCTCCTCGGTGCGCTACCCGGACATCGACGCGGTCTCCGCCGAACTCCGGCCGCTGGCCCGGGTGCTGAGCCGACAGATGCTCTACAGCGACGCGCCCGACCACGGCCGGCTGCGATCGCTGCTCAGCCGGGCCTTCACGCCCCGCGCGGTGGGCGCGCTCAGCGGCCGGATCTCGGCGGCGGTCGACCAGGTGCTCGACCGGGCCGCGCCGACCGGCCGGCTGGACGTGGTCGCCGAACTGGCCCGGCCGCTGCCGCTGGCCGTCATCTGCGACCTGCTGGGAGTGCCCGAGCGGGACCGGTCGACGCTGTCGGCCTGGTCGGACCCGGTCGCGGCCGCCATCGGCAGCTCCCGGCTGGACGAGGAGGAGGGCCGGGCCGCCTCGCGCGCCATGCAGGAGACGCTCGACTACCTGCGGCAACTCCTCGGCGGGGAAGGCGGGGAAGGCGGGGAAGGCGAGGACGGCGGAGAAAGGGCAGAGGGCGGCGGGGACGCACCCCACACGCTGCGGGCCCTGCTCGGCATCGACGGCGCCGACGGCGCCGACGGCGCCGGCATCGGCGTCAGCGGCGGGGAGCAGGACCGGGACCTCGACGAACTGCTCGCCAACTGCGCCCTGTTGCTGATCGCCGGCCACGAGACCACCACCCACTTCATCGGCAACGCCGCCCTCGCGCTGCTCCGGCACCCGGAGGCCGCCGACCGGCTGCGGGCCCGGCCGGAGCTGATACCGGCCGCCGTGGAGGAACTGCTGCGCTACGACAGCCCGGTGCAGCTGATGCTGCGCCGCGCCCGCCACGACCTCGACCTCGCGGGCCGCCGCATCGCCGCCGGGCAGGCAGTCCTGCTGGTCTGCGGCGCCGCCAACCGGGACCCGGCGGTCTTTCCCGACCCCGACCGGCTGGACTTCGAGCGCCCCGGCGGCCGACACGTCGCGTTCGGCTACGGGCCGCACTTCTGCCTCGGCGCGGCGCTGGCCCGGCTGGAGGGCGCCATCGTGCTGGAGGCCCTGCTGACCCGGCTGCCCGACTGGCGGCTCGACGGCCCCGCCCCGTCCTGGCAGCGCAGCCTCAACTTCCGCGGCCTGGACAGCCTCCAGGTCTCCTTCGACCCGACCCCGCTGCGGCAGCCCCCAGTGGGCGGACAGCCGCCGTCCTCCGGGGGCCGCCGCAGCGGGGTGATAACGGGTGGACGCTCGCGGACCCGGTCCGCAGACTGGGTGCGGTGA
- a CDS encoding MFS transporter: MVGRSRLGRQFGWLWASYAVSAYGSGLGFGALPLIAVLALRAGPAEVSALSAVGPAVGALIAVPLAPWVEFRRKRPVMIMMDLARFAAMATVPVAYAFGWLGFVQLLVVSAVVAAAKIAFNAAGGAYLKALVRPEDLLVANARFESTNWSSIAVGPPLGGAAIGLFGPVATVVADAIGYLLSALGITAIRGREEAPRTTGKSPVRAGALLDGWRHIMGHPGLRALYFNNMLVGGLIMATEPLLAVLLLRRLGFPPWQYGLAFAAPCLGGLIGSRLARRVVARFGRHRVFRTVGTLRAVWLIGLAFVRPGVVGLVTVMAVELAIIINMSLYGPVLATYRLEHTPGHLVARTLSAWSIGQQASIAVLTALAGLLADVTSPRTALTVAGLLILTTPLLLPRQDQTPQHEPELSRSHS; this comes from the coding sequence ATGGTGGGCAGGAGCCGGTTGGGCCGGCAGTTCGGCTGGCTGTGGGCGTCATATGCGGTGAGCGCGTACGGCTCCGGGCTGGGGTTCGGGGCGTTGCCGCTGATCGCCGTGCTGGCGTTGCGCGCCGGACCTGCCGAGGTGTCCGCGCTGTCGGCGGTGGGGCCTGCGGTGGGTGCGCTGATCGCGGTGCCGCTCGCGCCGTGGGTGGAGTTCCGGCGCAAGCGGCCGGTCATGATCATGATGGACCTGGCCCGGTTCGCGGCCATGGCGACGGTCCCGGTCGCCTACGCCTTCGGGTGGCTCGGCTTCGTCCAGCTGCTCGTCGTCTCGGCCGTGGTCGCCGCGGCCAAGATCGCCTTCAACGCGGCCGGCGGCGCCTACCTGAAGGCCCTCGTGCGGCCGGAGGACCTGCTCGTCGCCAACGCGCGGTTCGAGTCCACGAACTGGAGCTCCATCGCGGTGGGGCCACCGCTGGGCGGGGCGGCGATCGGCCTGTTCGGGCCGGTGGCGACCGTGGTGGCCGACGCGATCGGCTACCTGCTCTCCGCGCTGGGCATCACCGCGATCCGCGGCCGCGAGGAAGCGCCGAGGACGACCGGCAAGAGCCCCGTCCGGGCGGGCGCGTTGCTCGACGGCTGGCGACACATCATGGGCCACCCCGGTCTGCGGGCGCTCTACTTCAACAACATGCTCGTCGGCGGGCTGATCATGGCCACCGAGCCGCTGCTGGCGGTGCTCCTGCTTCGCCGGCTCGGGTTCCCGCCCTGGCAGTACGGCCTGGCCTTCGCCGCCCCCTGCCTCGGCGGGCTCATCGGCTCGCGGCTGGCCCGCCGTGTCGTGGCCCGCTTCGGCCGGCACCGGGTCTTCCGGACCGTCGGGACCCTGCGCGCCGTCTGGCTGATCGGCCTGGCCTTCGTCCGTCCCGGCGTCGTCGGCCTTGTGACGGTGATGGCTGTCGAGCTGGCGATCATCATCAACATGAGCCTGTACGGCCCGGTGCTTGCCACCTACCGGCTCGAACACACCCCCGGGCATCTCGTCGCCCGCACCCTGTCGGCCTGGTCGATCGGCCAGCAGGCCTCCATCGCCGTCCTCACCGCACTCGCCGGGCTGCTCGCCGACGTCACCAGCCCGCGTACCGCTCTCACCGTCGCAGGACTGCTCATCTTGACCACACCGCTCCTGCTTCCCCGACAGGACCAGACGCCGCAACACGAGCCGGAACTGTCCCGCAGCCACTCATGA